A single region of the Silene latifolia isolate original U9 population chromosome 8, ASM4854445v1, whole genome shotgun sequence genome encodes:
- the LOC141595657 gene encoding uncharacterized protein LOC141595657 — MIHLPSGRVGNTNARRVYIDKEKMKNLPVKHRSSIDKLAKKLGVGYGTVQRWVKQKKIRKHTNVIKPSLTDSNKLQRLIFALSSIFVERNSGVVKFKDMSLQIHIDEKWFYITKTTDSFYILDEEEPPYRSCQSKRFIPKVMFMCAVCRPLYGDNGELIVDGKLGIFPFIEEVPAARTSKNRQAGTLETKPTTSVTKQVIKDCLINKIIPAIKAKWPENASKDIWIQQDNAMPHISDNDPDFRAAANSDVAATTVLELVGAVEDAFVQHVHKKLNFNFLTLQTVMIEIMKCKGHNNFSIPHMRKSVLERLGIPLRDLIVEEDLIKECLTYLDEQGQGAVLPHLRGEMQQLISGEVLGEVAVLEA, encoded by the exons ATGATACATTTACCATCAGGTCGGGTTGGTAACACAAATGCAAGAAGAGTTTACATCGACAAGGAGAAGATGAAGAACTTACCTGTGAAACATCGTTCAAGTATTGATAAACTTGCAAAGAAGCTTGGAGTTGGGTATGGAACAGTTCAGCGATGGGTTAAAcagaaaaagatacgaaaacatACCAATGTAATAAAGCCAAGTTTAACCGATTCCAACAAGCTACAAAGGCTCATCTTCGCACTTTCATCCATATTTGTTGAGAGAAATTCAGGTGTGGTGAAATTTAAAGACATGtctctacaaatccacatcgacGAAAAATGGTTTTACATAACAAAGACAACAGACAGCTTCTACATTCTTGACGAGGAAGAACCTCCATATCGATCTTGTCAGTCAAAGCGATTCATACCTAAAGTTATGTTTATGTGCGCTGTTTGTAGACCATTGTATGGGGACAATGGAGAACTAATAGTCGATGGGAAACTTGGAATATTTCCCTTTATCGAAGAGGTACCAGCAGCAAGAACAAGCAAAAACAGGCAGGCTGGTACATTAGAGACTAAACCAACTACCTCAGTCACAAAACAAGTTATCAAGGACTGCCTCATAAACAAAATTATCCCAGCCATCAAGGCAAAATGGCCAGAAAACGCAAGTAAAGACATATGGATTCAACAAGATAACGCTATGCCTCATATTTCAGACAACGATCCGGATTTTAGAGCTGCTGCCAACTCAGACG TAGCAGCCACTACAGTTCTTGAATTAGTGGGTGCAGTAGAGGATGCCTTTGTACAACATGTTCACAAGAAGTTGAACTTCAACTTCCTTACACTACAAACTGTCATGATTGAAATCATGAAATGCAAAGGGCACAACAACTTTAGCATACCTCACATGAGGAAGAGTGTCCTTGAAAGGCTTGGCATACCCCTTAGGGACTTAATTGTTGAAGAGGATTTGATAAAGGAATGCTTAACCTACTTGGATGAACAAGGTCAAGGGGCAGTCCTACCTCATCTAAGGGGAGAAATGCAACAACTAATTTCAGGGGAAGTGTTAGGGGAAGTAGCTGTTCTTGAAGCATGA
- the LOC141597204 gene encoding WAT1-related protein At4g30420-like has protein sequence MGGMTEKAPAIAMVSLQGVYAAMTLLNRAALVQGMNPRVFIFYRQAIGTIVISPIAYLMRDKSSKSCMGLKSFLLIFITAFIGVALNQTVYFEGLFLAPSSIASAMANLVPAITFLIAATMGLEQVNIKKVSSIAKIGGTVLCVGGAVSMALIRGPKLLNVQLPPAHSLLLHSLDHDTLFMGCVFLFASSCCWSLWLILQVPVTASYPNHLSLSAWMCFLSMLQSGFIAFYFERDPSAWDLSSSLQLTCCFFSGIIGSGVQFFVQSWCISRRGPLFSAMFNPLCTVITTVFACVFLHEQLYIGSLVGGVTVIIGLYVVLWGKGREMKPTLVTSEIEDNCIKTIDQETNCCPIDLEQPLLSDNSIVVHPNED, from the exons ATGGGAGGGATGACGGAGAAGGCACCGGCAATTGCAATGGTATCGTTGCAAGGTGTATATGCAGCTATGACACTCTTGAATAGGGCTGCCCTTGTACAAGGCATGAATCCTAGGGTCTTCATTTTTTATAGACAAGCAATTGGTACGATAGTCATTTCCCCTATTGCCTATCTCATGAG GGATAAATCAAGTAAGTCTTGCATGGGATTAAAGAGCTTTCTATTGATCTTTATCACGGCCTTTATCGG GGTGGCGTTGAATCAAACGGTTTACTTCGAGGGACTATTCTTAGCTCCATCCTCAATAGCAAGCGCAATGGCTAATTTGGTCCCTGCAATTACATTCTTGATTGCTGCAACCATGGG GTTAGAGCAAGTGAATATAAAGAAGGTGAGTAGTATAGCCAAGATAGGTGGAACAGTGCTTTGTGTGGGTGGAGCAGTTTCAATGGCTTTAATTCGAGGCCCGAAGCTACTCAATGTCCAACTTCCACCAGCCCATTCTCTACTGCTTCATTCTTTGGACCATGATACTTTGTTCATGGGCTGTGTCTTTCTCTTTGCTAGTAGCTGTTGTTGGTCACTATGGCTCATTTTGCAG GTACCGGTGACAGCAAGTTATCCAAATCATTTATCGTTGTCAGCTTGGATGTGTTTCTTATCAATGCTTCAATCTGGTTTTATCGCGTTTTATTTTGAACGGGATCCCAGCGCTTGGGATTTGAGTTCTAGTCTACAGCTCACTTGTTGCTTCTTTTCG GGAATAATAGGATCGGGAGTTCAATTCTTTGTACAATCATGGTGCATATCACGCAGGGGCCCACTCTTTTCTGCCATGTTCAATCCTTTGTGCACCGTTATCACTACTGTCTTTGCCTGTGTATTTCTCCATGAACAGCTTTATATTGGAAG TTTGGTAGGTGGTGTAACAGTAATAATTGGACTATACGTTGTGTTATGGGGCAAAGGTCGAGAGATGAAGCCAACGTTAGTAACAAGTGAGATTGAAGATAATTGTATCAAAACAATTGATCAAGAGACAAATTGTTGTCCAATTGATTTGGAACAGCCACTTTTATCTGATAATTCCATAGTTGTGCACCCTAACGAGGATTag